One genomic region from Pseudomonas sp. R5-89-07 encodes:
- the azu gene encoding azurin, translating into MFAKLVAVSLLTLASGQLLASECKVTVDSTDQMSFNTKEITIDKSCKQFTVELTHSGNLPKNVMGHNWVLTSAANMQPVATDGMAAGIDKDYLKAGDDRIIAHTKIIGAGEKDSVTFDVSKLAAGTDYAFFCSFPGHISMMKGTVVVK; encoded by the coding sequence ATGTTCGCCAAACTCGTTGCTGTTTCCCTGCTGACTCTGGCTAGCGGCCAGTTGCTTGCTTCAGAGTGCAAGGTCACTGTCGACTCCACCGACCAGATGTCGTTCAACACCAAAGAAATCACCATCGACAAGAGCTGCAAGCAGTTCACCGTCGAGCTGACCCACTCCGGCAACCTGCCGAAAAACGTCATGGGCCATAACTGGGTGCTGACCAGCGCCGCCAACATGCAGCCAGTGGCCACCGACGGCATGGCCGCCGGCATTGACAAGGATTACCTCAAGGCAGGCGACGACCGCATCATCGCCCACACCAAAATCATTGGTGCCGGCGAGAAAGATTCGGTGACCTTCGATGTGTCCAAGCTGGCTGCGGGTACCGATTACGCATTTTTCTGCTCGTTCCCGGGCCACATTTCGATGATGAAAGGCACTGTGGTCGTTAAATAA
- the nadE gene encoding ammonia-dependent NAD(+) synthetase, whose translation MQAVQREIAQQLKVQAPFKDQAALEAEVARRVAFIQDCLRNSGLKSLVLGISGGVDSLTAGLLAQRAVQQLRASSGDEAYRFIAVRLPYETQFDEHEAQASVDFIEPDERHTVNIGPAVKALANEVAAFEGKPVASRDFVLGNTKARMRMVAQYTIAGAAGGLVIGTDHAAEAVMGFFTKFGDGACDLAPLSGLVKNQVRAIARHFGAPESLVEKVPTADLEDLSPGKPDEASHGVTYAEIDAFLHGEPVREEAFRIISETYRKTEHKRVMPFAP comes from the coding sequence ATGCAAGCCGTACAGCGTGAGATTGCGCAGCAGCTCAAGGTGCAAGCACCGTTCAAAGACCAGGCCGCGCTTGAAGCAGAAGTCGCCAGGCGGGTGGCTTTTATTCAGGACTGCCTGCGCAATTCCGGGCTCAAGTCGTTGGTACTGGGCATCAGTGGCGGTGTCGACTCCCTGACCGCCGGCCTCTTGGCCCAGCGCGCCGTGCAGCAATTGCGCGCCAGCAGTGGCGATGAGGCCTATCGCTTTATCGCCGTGCGCCTGCCCTACGAAACCCAGTTCGATGAGCACGAAGCCCAGGCATCGGTGGACTTTATCGAGCCGGACGAGCGCCACACCGTCAACATCGGCCCGGCGGTCAAAGCCCTGGCCAATGAAGTCGCGGCGTTCGAGGGCAAGCCGGTGGCCTCCCGCGACTTCGTGCTGGGCAACACCAAGGCGCGCATGCGCATGGTCGCGCAGTACACCATCGCGGGCGCGGCCGGTGGGTTGGTGATCGGGACCGACCACGCGGCGGAAGCCGTGATGGGCTTTTTCACCAAGTTTGGCGATGGCGCCTGCGACCTGGCGCCGCTGAGCGGGCTGGTGAAAAACCAGGTGCGCGCCATTGCGCGGCATTTCGGCGCGCCGGAGTCGTTGGTGGAAAAAGTCCCGACCGCCGATTTGGAAGACCTGTCGCCGGGCAAGCCGGACGAAGCGTCACATGGCGTGACCTATGCCGAGATCGATGCGTTCCTGCACGGGGAGCCGGTGCGTGAGGAAGCATTCAGGATTATCAGCGAGACCTATCGCAAGACGGAGCACAAGCGGGTGATGCCGTTTGCGCCTTGA
- the pncB gene encoding nicotinate phosphoribosyltransferase: MSESVFADRIVQNLLDTDFYKLTMMQAVLHNYPNVEVEWEFRCRNSEDLRPYLAEIRYQIERLAELSLSPDQLGFLERISFMKPDFLRFLGLFRFNLRYVQTGIENGELFIRLRGPWLHVILFEVPMLAIVSEVRNRYRYQTVILEQAREQLYRKFDWLTANASSDELSELQVADFGTRRRFSYRVQEEVVSVLKHDFPGRFVGTSNVHLAREFDMKPLGTMAHEWIMAHQQLGPRLIDSQIAALDCWVREYRGLLGIALTDCITTDAFLGDFDLYFAKLFDGLRHDSGDPVQWAEKAIAHYHKLGIEPMSKTLVFSDSLTLPKALEIFRALRGRINVSFGIGTNLTCDIPGVEPMSIVLKMTACNGQPVAKISDEAGKTHCTDPNFVAYLRHVFKVPALSSKE, encoded by the coding sequence ATGAGCGAGAGTGTGTTTGCCGATCGCATCGTGCAGAACCTGCTCGACACCGACTTCTACAAGCTGACCATGATGCAGGCGGTGCTGCACAACTACCCGAACGTGGAAGTTGAATGGGAGTTTCGTTGCCGTAACAGCGAAGACCTGCGCCCCTACCTGGCGGAGATCCGCTACCAGATCGAGCGTCTCGCCGAGTTGAGCCTGAGCCCGGACCAGTTGGGTTTCCTGGAACGCATCAGCTTTATGAAGCCGGATTTCCTGCGCTTTCTGGGACTGTTCCGCTTCAACCTGCGCTATGTGCAGACCGGTATCGAGAACGGCGAGCTGTTTATCCGCCTGCGCGGGCCGTGGCTGCATGTGATCCTGTTTGAAGTGCCGATGCTGGCCATCGTCAGCGAAGTACGCAACCGCTACCGCTACCAGACCGTGATCCTGGAACAGGCCCGCGAACAGCTGTACCGCAAGTTCGACTGGCTGACGGCCAATGCCAGCAGCGACGAACTGTCGGAGCTGCAAGTGGCCGACTTCGGCACGCGCCGGCGCTTCTCGTACCGGGTGCAGGAAGAGGTGGTCAGCGTGCTCAAGCACGACTTCCCCGGGCGTTTTGTCGGCACCAGCAACGTGCACCTGGCCCGCGAATTCGACATGAAGCCGCTGGGCACCATGGCCCATGAATGGATCATGGCCCACCAGCAACTCGGCCCGCGCCTGATCGACAGCCAGATCGCCGCCCTCGATTGCTGGGTGCGCGAATACCGTGGCCTGCTGGGCATCGCCCTGACCGACTGCATCACCACCGATGCATTCCTCGGCGACTTCGATCTGTACTTCGCCAAGCTGTTCGATGGCCTGCGCCACGACTCCGGCGACCCGGTGCAGTGGGCGGAAAAAGCCATCGCCCATTACCACAAGCTGGGCATCGAACCGATGAGCAAGACCCTGGTGTTCTCCGACAGCCTGACGCTGCCCAAGGCCCTTGAGATTTTCCGCGCGCTGCGTGGCCGCATCAATGTGAGCTTTGGCATCGGCACCAACCTGACCTGTGACATTCCAGGGGTGGAACCGATGAGCATCGTGCTTAAAATGACCGCCTGCAATGGCCAGCCCGTCGCCAAGATTTCCGACGAAGCGGGCAAGACCCACTGCACCGATCCCAATTTCGTCGCCTATTTGCGTCACGTTTTCAAAGTACCTGCCCTATCCAGCAAGGAGTGA
- a CDS encoding LysR family transcriptional regulator, translating to MLNKRHLPSITALQCFEAATRHLSFTRAAEELNLTQSAVSKQVAQLEELLQHLLFRRVRRRLQMTPAGDLYLVEVRKILTQVEMSTHYLRSYGGETEVLRVSTPYTFGARWLVPRLKGWRLRHPQIHLDLCNEQEPDELLQGKADLAFYFGQGSRPGTESLKLFSEELVPVCSPESLPEAPFSDPTQLSELVLLQNASRPQGWHDWFASQGLHTEHSYHGPRFDTFYMCIRAAQVGCGVALLPRFLVEEELADGKLVIPWQHAMPSQDAYYLAYPEHAAEVPKVREFVKWMMEQVV from the coding sequence GTGCTGAACAAAAGACATTTGCCCTCGATCACTGCGCTGCAGTGTTTCGAAGCCGCCACCCGCCACCTGAGCTTTACCCGCGCCGCCGAGGAGCTGAACCTCACGCAAAGCGCGGTGAGCAAACAGGTGGCGCAACTGGAAGAATTGCTGCAACACCTGCTGTTTCGACGCGTGCGGCGCCGCTTGCAGATGACCCCGGCGGGCGATTTGTACCTGGTGGAAGTGCGCAAGATCCTCACCCAGGTGGAGATGTCCACCCACTACCTGCGTTCCTACGGCGGCGAGACCGAAGTACTGCGCGTGTCCACGCCCTACACCTTCGGCGCACGCTGGCTGGTGCCGCGCCTCAAGGGCTGGCGCCTGCGCCACCCGCAGATCCACCTGGACCTGTGCAACGAGCAGGAACCGGATGAACTGCTGCAAGGCAAGGCCGACTTGGCGTTCTATTTCGGCCAGGGTTCACGCCCCGGCACCGAGAGCCTGAAGTTGTTCAGCGAAGAGCTTGTACCGGTATGTTCGCCAGAGAGCCTGCCGGAAGCGCCGTTCAGCGACCCCACCCAACTGAGCGAGCTGGTGCTGCTGCAAAACGCCTCGCGCCCCCAGGGCTGGCATGACTGGTTCGCCAGCCAGGGTTTGCACACCGAGCACAGTTACCACGGGCCGCGCTTTGACACCTTTTATATGTGCATTCGCGCGGCGCAAGTCGGCTGCGGCGTGGCATTGCTGCCCAGGTTTCTGGTGGAAGAGGAACTGGCCGACGGCAAGCTGGTGATTCCCTGGCAGCATGCGATGCCGAGCCAGGATGCCTATTACCTGGCTTATCCGGAGCACGCGGCGGAAGTGCCGAAGGTGCGCGAATTTGTGAAGTGGATGATGGAGCAGGTTGTGTAG
- a CDS encoding aldehyde dehydrogenase family protein, whose product MVAALLDRLGVNPALYQAGTQPVHSPIDGSRIGSVHWEGAAEVEQQVSRAEHAFDAWRKVPAPRRGELVRQFGDVLRQYKADLGELVSWEAGKITQEGLGEVQEMIDICDFAVGLSRQLYGLTIASERPGHHMRETWHPLGVVGVISAFNFPVAVWAWNTTLALVCGNAVIWKPSEKTPLTALACQALFERVLKDFKEAPPYLSQVIIGGRDAGAALVDDPRVALISATGSTRMGREVAPKVAARFARSILELGGNNAMILGPSADLDMAVRAILFSAVGTAGQRCTTLRRLIAHESVKAEIVTRLKAAYAKVRIGHPLEGNLIGPLIDKHGFDNMQDALEQALSEGGKVFGGKRQLEDQFPNAYYVSPAIVEMPEQSDVVCTETFAPILYVIGYTDFAEALRLNNAVPQGLSSCIFTTDVREAEQFMSAVGSDCGIANVNIGPSGAEIGGAFGGEKETGGGRESGSDAWRGYMRRQTNTVNYSLELPLAQGITFD is encoded by the coding sequence ATGGTTGCCGCATTGCTTGACCGTCTAGGGGTAAACCCGGCGCTGTACCAGGCGGGCACCCAGCCCGTGCATTCGCCGATCGATGGCAGCCGCATCGGCAGTGTGCACTGGGAAGGTGCCGCCGAGGTGGAGCAGCAGGTCAGTCGTGCCGAGCATGCATTCGACGCCTGGCGCAAGGTACCGGCCCCGCGTCGCGGCGAGCTGGTGCGTCAGTTCGGCGATGTGTTGCGCCAGTACAAGGCCGACCTGGGCGAGCTGGTCTCCTGGGAAGCCGGCAAGATCACCCAGGAAGGCCTTGGCGAGGTGCAGGAAATGATCGACATCTGCGATTTCGCCGTCGGCTTGTCGCGCCAGCTCTACGGCTTGACCATCGCGTCCGAGCGCCCCGGCCACCATATGCGTGAAACCTGGCACCCGCTGGGCGTGGTCGGCGTGATCAGCGCGTTCAACTTCCCGGTCGCCGTGTGGGCGTGGAATACCACGCTGGCGCTGGTGTGCGGCAACGCGGTGATCTGGAAACCCTCGGAAAAGACCCCGCTCACCGCGCTGGCCTGCCAGGCGCTGTTCGAGCGCGTGCTGAAGGATTTCAAGGAGGCGCCGCCGTACCTCAGCCAAGTGATTATCGGCGGCCGCGACGCCGGCGCCGCGCTGGTGGACGACCCGCGCGTGGCGCTGATCAGCGCCACCGGCAGCACGCGCATGGGCCGCGAAGTCGCGCCCAAAGTTGCCGCGCGCTTTGCCCGCAGCATCCTTGAGCTGGGCGGCAATAATGCGATGATCCTCGGCCCGAGCGCCGACCTGGACATGGCGGTACGCGCCATTCTGTTCAGTGCGGTCGGCACCGCTGGGCAGCGGTGCACCACCCTGCGCCGGCTGATCGCCCACGAGTCGGTCAAGGCCGAAATCGTCACCCGCCTCAAGGCCGCCTACGCCAAGGTGCGCATCGGCCACCCGCTGGAAGGCAACCTGATCGGCCCGCTGATCGACAAGCACGGCTTCGACAACATGCAGGACGCCCTGGAGCAAGCCCTGAGCGAGGGCGGCAAGGTGTTCGGCGGCAAGCGCCAGCTGGAAGACCAGTTCCCCAACGCTTACTACGTATCGCCGGCGATTGTGGAAATGCCCGAGCAGAGCGACGTGGTGTGCACCGAAACCTTCGCGCCGATTCTGTATGTGATCGGCTACACCGACTTCGCCGAAGCCCTGCGCCTGAACAACGCGGTGCCACAAGGCTTGTCGTCGTGCATTTTCACCACTGACGTGCGCGAAGCCGAGCAGTTCATGTCGGCGGTGGGCAGCGACTGCGGGATTGCCAACGTCAACATCGGCCCGAGTGGCGCGGAAATTGGCGGTGCGTTCGGCGGCGAGAAAGAGACCGGCGGCGGGCGTGAATCAGGCTCGGATGCATGGCGCGGGTATATGCGTCGCCAGACCAATACCGTGAACTACTCGCTGGAATTGCCATTGGCCCAAGGCATCACCTTCGACTGA
- a CDS encoding FAD-binding oxidoreductase: MALRETCLWEHLTPSRPDRAALKGEIKADVCVIGAGITGLSAAIHLLEQGKSVAVLEAHRTGHGGSGRNVGLVNAGLWIPPDEIEAGFGEAVGSQLNRMLGAAPSLVFSLIDKYNIDCQLRREGTLHMAHNARGEADLRSREEQWKRRGAPVELLTGQACEQATGTSKIAAALLDRRAGTLNPMAYTSGLANAAVGLGGQLFDHSPVTQLERQGADWLVQTAQGAVRAAQVVIASNAYTEGEWTELRRNFFPGYYYQVASAPLTDDAATRILPGGQGSWDTRQVLSSIRRDAEGRLLLGSLGNGNQKPAWFLKAWADRVQQHYFPYLKSVQWEYTWTGCIAFTPDHLMRLFEPAPGLVAVTGYNGRGVTTGSVVGKAFADYLCHQNPQALPIPFAPMQPLAGAGLRSCLYEAGFSLYHAGQCLRIVI; the protein is encoded by the coding sequence ATGGCATTACGCGAAACATGTTTGTGGGAACACCTCACCCCCAGCCGTCCGGATCGCGCCGCGCTCAAGGGCGAGATCAAGGCGGATGTGTGCGTGATCGGCGCCGGTATCACCGGTTTGTCGGCGGCTATTCATTTGCTCGAGCAGGGTAAAAGCGTCGCCGTGCTGGAGGCCCATCGCACCGGTCACGGCGGTTCGGGACGCAACGTCGGGCTGGTCAACGCCGGTCTGTGGATCCCGCCGGACGAGATCGAAGCCGGTTTCGGCGAAGCCGTGGGCAGTCAGCTCAACCGCATGTTGGGCGCGGCGCCGTCGCTGGTGTTCAGTCTGATCGACAAATACAACATCGATTGCCAATTGCGCCGCGAGGGCACCCTGCACATGGCGCACAACGCCCGTGGCGAGGCGGATTTGCGCAGTCGTGAAGAACAATGGAAGCGCCGGGGCGCGCCGGTCGAGTTGTTGACCGGGCAGGCCTGCGAGCAAGCCACCGGCACCAGCAAAATCGCCGCCGCGCTGCTGGATCGGCGCGCCGGCACCTTGAACCCCATGGCCTACACCAGCGGCCTGGCGAATGCAGCCGTCGGCTTGGGCGGGCAGTTATTCGATCATTCTCCTGTCACCCAGCTTGAGCGCCAGGGCGCCGACTGGCTGGTGCAGACCGCCCAGGGCGCGGTGCGCGCTGCACAGGTGGTGATCGCCTCCAATGCCTACACCGAAGGTGAATGGACCGAGCTGCGCCGTAACTTCTTCCCCGGTTATTACTATCAAGTTGCGTCGGCGCCGCTCACCGATGACGCCGCCACGCGCATCCTGCCTGGCGGCCAGGGCTCATGGGACACGCGCCAGGTGCTGAGCAGCATCCGCCGGGATGCCGAGGGTCGCCTGTTGCTCGGCAGCCTGGGCAACGGCAACCAGAAACCGGCCTGGTTCCTCAAGGCGTGGGCCGATCGAGTGCAGCAGCACTACTTCCCGTATCTCAAATCGGTGCAGTGGGAATACACCTGGACCGGCTGCATCGCCTTTACGCCCGATCACTTGATGCGTTTGTTCGAACCGGCACCCGGTCTGGTGGCGGTCACCGGTTACAACGGGCGCGGGGTGACTACCGGCAGCGTCGTCGGCAAGGCGTTCGCCGATTATTTGTGTCACCAGAATCCCCAAGCGTTGCCGATCCCCTTCGCACCGATGCAACCCCTGGCGGGTGCAGGCCTGCGCAGTTGCCTGTATGAAGCGGGTTTTTCGCTGTATCACGCGGGCCAATGCTTGCGGATCGTGATCTGA
- a CDS encoding branched-chain amino acid ABC transporter substrate-binding protein, whose product MSQTFYKKGFLALAVAAALGVSTFVQADVKIGVAGPMTGANAAFGEQYMKGAQAAADEVNKAGGINGEKIVLVAGDDACEPKQAVAVANRLADQDKVIGVVGHFCSSNTIPASEVYDEAGIIAITPGSTNPQVTERGLGAMFRMCGRDDQQGIVAGDYIVDVLKGKKVAVINDKDTYGKGLADATAAQLTKRGVKPVLEEGLTRGEKDFSALVTKIRSLGADVVYFGGLHPEAGPLVRQIREAGLKDVKFMSDDGIVTDELVATAGGAQYVDGVYMTFGADPRLLPDSKAVVEQFRKNGTEPEGYTLYAYASIQALAAGFNGAKSNKGEDAAKWLKAHPVKTVMGEKAWDAKGDLKISDYVVYQWDKDGKYHQLEKQK is encoded by the coding sequence ATGTCCCAGACGTTTTACAAGAAAGGTTTTCTGGCCCTCGCCGTTGCAGCGGCGCTGGGTGTTTCTACGTTTGTTCAAGCTGATGTGAAAATTGGCGTGGCAGGCCCGATGACGGGCGCCAACGCCGCTTTCGGTGAGCAGTACATGAAGGGTGCCCAGGCGGCTGCCGATGAGGTCAACAAGGCCGGTGGCATCAACGGCGAGAAGATCGTGCTGGTGGCCGGCGATGACGCCTGCGAGCCCAAACAAGCGGTGGCCGTGGCCAACCGCCTGGCCGACCAGGACAAAGTGATCGGCGTGGTCGGGCACTTCTGCTCGTCCAACACCATCCCGGCCTCCGAGGTGTATGACGAAGCGGGCATCATCGCGATCACCCCAGGCTCCACCAACCCACAGGTGACCGAGCGGGGCCTTGGCGCCATGTTCCGCATGTGCGGGCGTGACGACCAGCAGGGCATCGTTGCCGGCGACTACATCGTCGACGTGCTCAAGGGCAAGAAAGTCGCGGTCATCAACGACAAGGACACCTACGGCAAAGGCCTGGCCGATGCCACCGCTGCCCAGTTGACCAAGCGCGGCGTGAAGCCGGTGCTGGAAGAAGGCCTGACCCGTGGCGAAAAAGACTTCAGCGCCCTGGTCACCAAGATCCGCTCCCTGGGCGCCGACGTCGTGTACTTCGGTGGCCTGCACCCGGAAGCCGGCCCGCTGGTTCGCCAGATCCGTGAAGCTGGCTTGAAAGACGTCAAGTTCATGTCCGACGACGGCATCGTGACCGACGAGCTGGTGGCGACTGCTGGTGGTGCGCAGTACGTGGACGGCGTCTACATGACCTTCGGCGCCGACCCGCGTCTGCTGCCGGACAGCAAGGCGGTAGTGGAACAGTTCCGCAAAAACGGTACCGAGCCGGAAGGGTACACCTTGTACGCCTACGCCTCGATCCAGGCCCTGGCCGCCGGCTTCAACGGTGCCAAGTCCAACAAGGGCGAGGACGCCGCCAAATGGTTGAAGGCTCACCCGGTCAAAACCGTCATGGGCGAAAAAGCCTGGGATGCCAAGGGTGACCTGAAAATCTCCGACTACGTGGTGTACCAGTGGGACAAGGACGGTAAATACCACCAGCTGGAAAAGCAGAAGTAA
- a CDS encoding branched-chain amino acid ABC transporter permease → MDGIFLQQLVNGLTLGSVYGLIAIGYTMVYGIIGMINFAHGEVYMISAYLAAISLALLAYFGIESFPLLILGTLIFTVVVTGVYGWVIERVAYKPLRNSTRLAPLISAIGISLILQNYAQIAQGAKQQGIPTLLAGAWRVDIGSGFVQLTYTKVFILVAAFAGMALLTYIIKYTKLGRMCRATQQDRKMASILGINTDRVISYVFVIGAAMAALAGVLITLNYGTFDFYAGFIIGIKAFTAAVLGGIGSLPGAMLGGIILGISESLFSGLINSDYKDVFSFSLLVVILIFRPQGLLGRPLVAKV, encoded by the coding sequence ATGGATGGTATTTTCCTGCAGCAACTGGTCAATGGCCTGACCCTCGGGTCAGTCTATGGCCTGATCGCCATCGGCTACACGATGGTCTATGGCATCATTGGCATGATCAACTTCGCCCACGGCGAGGTGTATATGATTTCCGCTTATCTCGCGGCGATCAGTCTGGCACTGCTGGCTTACTTCGGCATCGAATCCTTCCCGCTGCTCATTCTCGGCACCCTGATCTTCACCGTCGTCGTCACCGGCGTGTACGGCTGGGTCATCGAGCGTGTCGCCTACAAGCCGCTGCGTAACTCCACCCGACTGGCTCCGCTGATCAGCGCCATCGGCATTTCGCTGATCCTGCAGAACTACGCGCAAATCGCCCAGGGCGCCAAGCAACAAGGCATTCCCACCCTGCTGGCCGGCGCCTGGCGTGTCGATATCGGCAGCGGGTTCGTGCAGCTGACCTACACCAAAGTGTTCATCCTCGTGGCGGCATTCGCCGGCATGGCGTTGCTCACCTACATCATCAAATACACCAAGCTTGGCCGCATGTGCCGAGCCACCCAGCAAGACCGCAAGATGGCCTCGATCCTGGGCATCAACACCGACCGCGTGATCTCCTACGTATTCGTCATCGGCGCCGCCATGGCCGCGCTGGCCGGCGTGCTGATCACCCTCAATTACGGCACCTTCGACTTCTATGCCGGCTTCATCATTGGCATCAAGGCATTTACCGCAGCGGTACTCGGCGGCATTGGCTCCCTGCCTGGGGCGATGCTGGGCGGGATCATCCTGGGTATTTCCGAGTCGCTGTTCTCGGGGTTGATCAACTCTGACTACAAAGACGTGTTCAGTTTCTCCCTGCTGGTGGTGATTCTGATTTTCCGTCCCCAGGGCCTGCTTGGTCGCCCACTCGTGGCGAAGGTGTAA
- the livM gene encoding high-affinity branched-chain amino acid ABC transporter permease LivM, giving the protein MSAAKSIDIKKSVVDTVLAGLISLIVFGPIVGVVLDGYSFNLEPARVATLVAIVMIGRFALSLFLQTPKGVKILQGFESSGSGVHVLPPDYKSRLRWIIPALIVIAIVFPIFANKYLLTVVILGLIYVLLGLGLNIVVGLAGLLDLGYVAFYAIGAYGLALGYQYLGLGFWTVLPLAAIAAALAGCILGFPVLRMHGDYLAIVTLGFGEIIRLVLNNWLSFTGGPNGMPVPSPTFLGLEFGKRAKDGGVPFHEFFGIDYNPNIKFMFIYIVLFLVVLAVLYIKHRLTRMPVGRAWEALREDEIACRSMGLNHVLVKLSAFTIGASTAGLAGVFFASYQGFVNPSSFTFFESALILAIVVLGGMGSTVGVVIAAFVLTVAPELLRSFSEYRVLLFGVLMVVMMIWRPRGLIRISRTGVTPRKGVAP; this is encoded by the coding sequence ATGTCTGCTGCCAAATCTATCGATATCAAGAAAAGTGTGGTCGATACGGTCCTCGCCGGGCTGATTTCCCTGATCGTGTTCGGTCCGATCGTCGGCGTGGTACTCGACGGCTACAGCTTCAACCTGGAACCGGCGCGCGTGGCCACGCTGGTGGCCATTGTGATGATCGGGCGCTTTGCCCTCAGCCTGTTCCTGCAAACCCCCAAGGGCGTGAAGATCCTGCAGGGTTTCGAAAGCAGCGGCTCCGGCGTGCACGTGTTGCCGCCAGACTACAAGTCGCGGCTGCGCTGGATCATCCCGGCCTTGATCGTGATCGCTATCGTGTTCCCGATCTTTGCCAACAAGTACCTGCTGACCGTGGTGATCCTCGGGCTGATCTACGTTTTGCTCGGCCTGGGCCTGAACATCGTGGTGGGCCTGGCCGGTCTGCTCGACCTGGGTTACGTGGCGTTCTACGCCATCGGCGCCTACGGCCTGGCGCTGGGTTACCAATACCTTGGCCTGGGGTTCTGGACGGTGCTGCCGCTGGCAGCCATCGCGGCGGCGCTGGCGGGGTGCATACTCGGCTTCCCGGTATTGCGAATGCACGGTGACTACCTGGCCATCGTGACCCTGGGCTTCGGTGAAATCATTCGCCTGGTGCTCAACAACTGGCTGTCGTTCACCGGTGGCCCGAATGGCATGCCGGTGCCTTCGCCGACCTTCCTCGGGTTGGAATTCGGCAAGCGTGCCAAGGATGGCGGCGTCCCGTTCCACGAGTTCTTCGGCATCGATTACAACCCCAATATCAAGTTCATGTTCATCTACATCGTGCTGTTCCTGGTGGTGCTGGCCGTGCTGTACATCAAGCACCGCCTGACGCGCATGCCGGTCGGCCGCGCCTGGGAAGCCCTGCGCGAAGACGAGATCGCCTGCCGCTCCATGGGCCTGAACCACGTGCTGGTCAAGCTCTCGGCGTTCACCATCGGTGCCTCCACGGCCGGTTTGGCCGGGGTGTTCTTCGCCAGCTACCAGGGCTTCGTCAACCCGTCGTCGTTCACCTTCTTCGAGTCGGCGTTGATCCTGGCCATCGTGGTATTGGGCGGCATGGGCTCCACGGTTGGTGTGGTGATCGCGGCGTTCGTGCTGACCGTTGCGCCGGAGCTGCTGCGCAGCTTCTCCGAATACCGCGTGCTGCTGTTTGGCGTGTTGATGGTGGTGATGATGATCTGGCGACCGCGCGGTTTGATCCGCATCAGCCGTACCGGTGTGACACCACGTAAAGGAGTGGCGCCATGA
- a CDS encoding ABC transporter ATP-binding protein codes for MSKEVVLSVEHLMMHFGGIKALSDVSLKVKRNSIFALIGPNGAGKTTVFNCLTGFYKASGGKIELNVRGKQTNVIQLLGERFQATDFVSPKSFLSRVYYKMFGGTHLVNRAGLARTFQNIRLFKEMSVLENLLVAQHMWVNRNMLAGILNTKGYRKAESDALDHAFYWLEVVDLVDCANRLAGELSYGQQRRLEIARAMCTRPQIICLDEPAAGLNPQETEALSAMIRLLRDEHDLTVVLIEHDMGMVMSISDHIVVLDHGNVIAEGGPDAIRNDPKVIAAYLGADEEELV; via the coding sequence ATGAGCAAGGAAGTCGTCCTTTCCGTTGAGCACCTGATGATGCACTTCGGTGGCATCAAGGCCTTGAGCGATGTGAGCCTCAAGGTCAAGCGCAACTCGATCTTCGCCCTGATCGGCCCCAACGGCGCAGGCAAGACCACCGTGTTCAACTGCCTCACCGGTTTCTACAAGGCCAGTGGCGGCAAGATCGAACTCAACGTGCGTGGCAAGCAGACCAATGTCATCCAGTTGCTGGGCGAGCGCTTCCAGGCCACCGATTTCGTGTCGCCGAAAAGCTTTCTCAGCCGGGTGTACTACAAGATGTTCGGCGGCACTCACCTGGTGAACCGCGCCGGCCTGGCGCGCACTTTCCAGAACATTCGCCTGTTCAAGGAAATGTCGGTGCTGGAAAACCTGCTGGTGGCCCAGCACATGTGGGTCAACCGCAACATGCTCGCGGGTATCCTCAACACCAAGGGCTACCGCAAGGCTGAAAGCGATGCCCTTGACCATGCGTTCTACTGGCTGGAAGTGGTGGACCTGGTGGACTGCGCCAACCGCCTGGCCGGTGAGCTTTCCTACGGCCAGCAGCGCCGCCTGGAAATCGCCCGCGCGATGTGCACGCGGCCGCAGATCATCTGCCTGGATGAACCGGCAGCCGGCCTCAACCCCCAGGAAACCGAAGCCCTCAGCGCGATGATTCGCCTGTTGCGCGACGAACACGACCTCACGGTGGTGCTGATCGAACACGACATGGGCATGGTGATGAGTATTTCCGACCACATCGTGGTGCTGGACCACGGCAACGTGATCGCCGAAGGCGGGCCGGACGCGATCCGCAACGACCCGAAAGTGATTGCCGCCTACCTGGGCGCGGACGAAGAGGAACTCGTATGA